From a single Nicotiana tomentosiformis chromosome 2, ASM39032v3, whole genome shotgun sequence genomic region:
- the LOC104103392 gene encoding probable WRKY transcription factor 43 codes for MENQWMPFLGSTCCYNSMNGWISGLKTENSNSTAREQHVSNIKHSPVGVVSSETHTTNIISSLKKKGDKKIKKPRFAFQTRSQVDILDDGYRWRKYGQKAVKNNNYPRSYYKCTHQGCNVKKQVQRLSKDEGVVVTTYEGMHTHPIDKPTDNFEQILHQMHIIPPH; via the exons ATGGAGAATCAGTGGATGCCCTTTCTTGGTTCAACATGTTGTTACAACTCTATGAATGGATGGATCTCGGGATTAAAGACCGAGAATTCTAATTCTACAGCAAGAGAGCAACACGTATCCAACATAAAACACAGCCCTGTGGGAGTTGTTTCATCAGAAACTCATACTACCAATATTATATCATCGCTTAAGAAGAAGGGGGATAAGAAAATTAAGAAGCCCAGATTTGCTTTCCAAACAAGAAGCCAGGTTGATATTCTTGATGATGGCTATCGCTGGAGAAAATATGGACAAAAAGCTGTCAAGAACAACAACTACCCAAG AAGCTACTACAAATGTACACATCAAGGATGCAATGTGAAGAAGCAAGTACAACGCCTTTCCAAAGATGAAGGAGTTGTGGTGACAACTTACGAAGGCATGCACACTCATCCTATTGACAAGCCAACTGACAATTTTGAACAAATCCTCCATCAGATGCATATTATTCCTCCccattaa